Below is a genomic region from Ancylomarina subtilis.
CTAGATTCTTCATAATAATCTTAATAAAGTTTTTAAACAATAATTACTGACTGATATTCAGCCCTTATCGCATAATGAAATCTTCATTAAAATCAATCTCAAAAAATCTACATCTAAATAAATGCGCAAACACATTTACACATCCATACTAAGAACACTATTAAAGCAACACTTCCTTCAACTTCACTAAATGCTCCTAATTCTTCTCAAAAAAAATTCAAACTAGTTTAAATTGTAATTCACACTAGTCATTAAACAAAAACAATAAATTTTCATCAAAACAACTCAATCCTTACGAATAGTTATTTTTATTACATTAAGACCGAATAATTGTTGATGAATTTAATCCATGATTTTCTTAAAAGTTTGAATAAATAGACACTGATTTTAAATTTCATATGCAATATTGATCATCGTCTATTTCAATTTCCATTCCACTTTTTCTGGAAATTTACGCCAAATCAAACCAAACCCATAAACTACTAAGAATGAGAATCTTTCTTACACAACATCTAATTACGTCTATTATTAAATCCCAAATCAAAAACATTAATTTGGGGAATTAAACCACAAACATTGTAGAATATGACAACATTCATCAACTATTTAAATCGAGCTTATATTCTCAAATTCATGAATTTAAACAAAACTTCAGCTCGTTTTAGACACAAAAAAAGAGGCTATAAAAATAGCCTCTTATCCTGTCTACTTAACCTACAGTTATGGACAAACTAAAATGGAATAATCTTCATTAACTTCTCCATCAACAAATGAATTATTCACTGCATCAATTATTTCATTCAATTCATTCAAGCTAAACCCATAATCCGAAACGCCACCGCCTAAAACTTTATTGGCATCAGCCAAAATTTCACCTACAGTATAACCTTCAAAACCGGTTCCTTCAGCAAAAACCAAATCTTCCAACAGGGAATCTGATTCTGAAAAATCAGGATCATTTTTATCAAATTCAACACTCAATGTTAGTGCAACAACCTGCCCTGCAAAAACATTCTTCAACTCCTTATTGGTAGGATCCTCATAATCCATATCTAAAGCAGCCGGTGTTCCACCTGAAGGTAGGAAATCTTGAACAGCCTGTGATGAATTTAGAAGTAAAGTATAGTCACCTCCTACGGTTAAACCTGAAGGGAAAGCATCATCAAAATGCATTGAACGATACATGCCAGGATTATTTCCTTTTGGCTTAGATCCCCATCCACCTTGGGTTTGTGTTCGGTAACCATCCGGCGTACAATCACAATCGTTCCAACAATAATCGAGGTAGAAATCTCTACTGTTTTCCACATTGTCATTGGTTAGCCACCAAAAATGCCATGTTCCATCATCGTGTCTTAGCAGTAGTTTGATATTCAAAATAAAGCAGTCTCCCCATGCTTCGTCATAAGGAATTTTATAAGTCATAGAACTTGGAAATTCTCCATATGGAAATGTCATCTGATATGGGAAAGAGGTATAGTCGTGATTTATATCAGGATCCCCAATGGGCCATATATTCATTGAAAAATAACGAATTCCCCAACCCTCTTCAGCATTAACCTGAACATACATATAGGTGTCGTCATTAAACAAATGCACCATTCCTGCATCAAAGAAAGGCAGAACCATTTCTTCTTTACACATCTCAATATCTCCTGTTCCATCGCTATACCACCACATTGGATTCTCCATTGGCATCCATTCACCAACAAATCCATTTTTTAGTGTCTTCACATTCGATGAGTCGATAAATTCCGAAAACTCATCTGAATTCTGTTTATCACATCCAGGCAAAACTGCTCCAACTATTAGAAACAGAGCCAGATACTTTAAAATTCTCTTCATAGCTATTATATTTAGTTGGTTAAAAAAATATTCAAAAAATCAACCCCAATAATCTATCGAATAGAAAATCAAGGTGAAACGTCGTTAATTTTGTCTCTTAATGCATTGATAAAATCCCAATCTCTATCATTAACGCCATATCCATTGGTTATTCCCCATAGAATATCTTGAATGGCGTTCGTAATTCTGTTGTACTCATCCATTTCTTCCGGAGAAAACTCACTTACATCAATCATTTTATATTCCAATGCCTCGGTAAGTTTCATTATCCATTCAGACGTTGAAACCCCTCTAACAACATAGGTCACAACACTGGAGCTGCCTTCCATGCCTTTATTGATACAATACAGGTACAACTTGATTTGTATTTGATCATTACCCAATACATGTATCCGAACATCTTGCAAAGCGATACCATGCTGATACCCGTCCTCCTGGGCTTCAAAAACACATCCTGCAGGGATAACAACATCTTGATTAACTGAAGTGGCATTTGCGAAAATTAAGTCGAGTGCCAACCATTGTCCGCCGGAACCCAAAGTAGGAATGTAATCGCTTTTTAACTTTATTACATCCATGCCATATGGACGATTATTTCCTACCCCCGGATCTTCACTAGATCCTCTAATCTCACCTACTAATGAAATCCCATCCGGCAGAACAAAAGGAGCCACAACTTCTAGCTTGCCTCCCGCATTTCCCATTCCAGGGATCTTTCCAGGCTCTTCCTTGTTACTTTTAGAATCATCTTTTTGGCATGATACAAGTGCTATTGAAACACATAACAATGCAACAAAAAGAAATTTAATTTTCTTCATAATTTAAACACATAAAAGGTTGAATAACTAACAGATTATCTCTGAGACTAATCGCTTAAGGTTCAATCAGCATAATCTTAAAAAAAACATACCCGGCTTTATGACCTTAAAATGCCATAAGCTTAAACTTAAAAGATGTTTATCTTTCATTAGGGTATCTATCTAAAGAGGTTTGTATCTATATTGTCAAGGATTTGAAAGTCAAACTCTTTCAAAAGAGAAGTCCAAAACAATAAGAAATACTGGTCAAGGGGGTTTGGTTATATTAATATCCCAACCCTATGTGCAGGTAAGATTTTATAATAGATTTTAATTTAATTCGAATAAATTTATTTTTCAATAAGAGGCAATGAATTGATAAATGTCCAATCCTCATCACTCAGACCAGATCCATTGGTTATAGCCCAAACAATATCCTGAATTGTTTTAGATATTTCCTTAAACTCATTCTTATTGTCAGGAAGATACTCTCTGATATCAATTTTTTTATCCTCTAAGGCATCAACAAGTCTCATCATGCGATCTGAACTTGAAACACCTTTGATTAAATAGGTAATGTCAGGACTACTACCACTCCGGCCTTTATTTATACAGTAAACTAACAATTTACAATTCTTCGTTGTTTCAGCTTCGACTAAAATATCAAGCCTTTGTATACAAATTGCGTGTTGATAGTTTTCTTCCTGACACTCAATAACACTACCTCCCAACAAATAAAAATTAGCATCTTTATCCGTTTTATTTTCTATTGAGAAATCTAAAATAACCCATTCTCCACCTGAGCCTACAGGATTATCTGTTGGTATAACATTAGCTTCGCAGCCGGTAATATCTCCTACAAAAAACGATTCCATTGGGAAAGACAAAGTATCTTCAACCTCTAATTCTCCTCCGGCATCACCCATTCCAGGAATATTTCCGGGATCATCGTTATTATTTTTATTCTTCTGACAGGATAAAAATGAAGCAACAACAAATAAGAATGTAAACAATAAAATTATTTTTCTCATGATAATAAGATTAAGACCTATAAAACACGCCACTTTAATATTCTAGCAATTAGAAATTTATTTCTAACGATGAGAGAGTTGAACTTTTTATAAAAGGAGAACTTCAATTTATTTAAAACCCAGTATCTATTTCCTATAAATTCGACATGATTGCCATCGAATCCTTTTTTAAAGCGAGTGACTCCCTCGCTTCCATTTACAGATATATCATAGAATTCATAGCCTTTTTCTATACTCAATTTAATCATTTCGTTGTGCATAAAATGCCCCAATTTCAAGTCCTTTTTTTCTCTAATAATACCACCATATACATAGGTTAATCGCTGACCGATGTCAAAAACAATTAAGGCACCTTTAAGAACTCCATTGGAGTAACAACAAGGAACAACACACAAATTTTCTTTTATCATTCCCATGATCATACGCTTTGAATCAGCCCATGACCTGAGATCATAACCCTGAATCTTAGCATTCCTTTCAATCACATTATAAGCTGCTGTTACGTCAACTTCAGAGGTTGCATACCGTAACTCAAGCTTATTTTTAAATGCAGCTTTAATATTTCTTTTCGTATTTGAATTAAACTTACTGAACACATATTCGTAAGGACTGAGTTCCTCGTTATATTTTATATAAACGGGCCTAAGGCCATTGATACCATAAACATGTATAAATTCGTTCCCGGCTTTACCGGTAAAAAGAACACTTTCCTTCGGAATATTACTCAGGCAATAAGTTCTAAGGAGTCTGTTATCATCTTTCAGAACAGGCACATTAATATGACAATAAAAAACTTTCTTGGCCTTTGCTCTGTCTAAAAACAATTTCAATATCGGCTCAAATAAATCTTCGAATCCCGAGGATATAATGGGGCCACTGGGTGCTACTAAAACTCGAAAAAAGGGAATTCCGACGATGACAACTCCGAGCCCGGCGACAATCTTCGAGTTTGAATCTTTCACCAATAATAGCTCAAAATCCAGACAGTATATTTTAAATGACGACAACCAATGGCTCACTTGCTGACAGTGCCCTCTGGGATTGTTTCTTAAAAACTCATCCCATTGTTTTAAATCAGCTTCAGAATTGGTCCAGTCCGTTTTAAAATCACTTATCTTCATATTTATTTTAATGATAATTTATTTGAACGAATAATCTCTGCCAAATGCTCAGCTATAACATAATGGCCTTTTGTTCCCCAATGATGTCCTTCCGGTGAGCTATAATCAATATTATCTTTGAACCAATCTTCCGTTTCATAATAAGTCAAATACCCTAAGGAATCCAATTGGGTTACCTCTTTTTTAATTCCCGGGAAAAGATCAATTTCCCTATTAGGCGCTATCATTAACAAAGGAATTCCTTTAGCTTTTAAATCTTTGGAGAAAAGATCCAGCAATTCAGCATAAAATTTTTCTCTCTTATTTTTAATACTTTGCCTATCCGCTTTGGTCGTTTCCCCCATAGCATTATTAAGCATTTTTTTATTCAAAAATGAACCGCTAAATAAAGATCGTCCCAAACTATAAAGACAGCTATATTGAATAAATGAATTCGACAGCATTCTTTTCAATTTGTTTGCCGAACTATTTGAATTATGAAATACAAATCGACCATCCTCAATGTCGGTGACTTTAAAATACAAATTCCCCCAAGGATCGTTTTCACAAAATTGAAGAATCACCAGTTTGGGATTATACAACTGTCCAAATTCGTAGTATCGCCTTATTTG
It encodes:
- a CDS encoding lipid II:glycine glycyltransferase FemX — protein: MKISDFKTDWTNSEADLKQWDEFLRNNPRGHCQQVSHWLSSFKIYCLDFELLLVKDSNSKIVAGLGVVIVGIPFFRVLVAPSGPIISSGFEDLFEPILKLFLDRAKAKKVFYCHINVPVLKDDNRLLRTYCLSNIPKESVLFTGKAGNEFIHVYGINGLRPVYIKYNEELSPYEYVFSKFNSNTKRNIKAAFKNKLELRYATSEVDVTAAYNVIERNAKIQGYDLRSWADSKRMIMGMIKENLCVVPCCYSNGVLKGALIVFDIGQRLTYVYGGIIREKKDLKLGHFMHNEMIKLSIEKGYEFYDISVNGSEGVTRFKKGFDGNHVEFIGNRYWVLNKLKFSFYKKFNSLIVRNKFLIARILKWRVL
- a CDS encoding SGNH/GDSL hydrolase family protein — its product is MVKKELSLRRRVLFILLTGVFTVVIISVLGEVLVRNFYPQVIMGPRVKYSEKYGIIWPKNEVITNEMPGRWKFTYTTNEEHSRGKALSVSNVYDKDNIVVLGDSYSFGQGVNDNEEYPTVLDQKLNDRYNVINLSVSGWALTQQIRRYYEFGQLYNPKLVILQFCENDPWGNLYFKVTDIEDGRFVFHNSNSSANKLKRMLSNSFIQYSCLYSLGRSLFSGSFLNKKMLNNAMGETTKADRQSIKNKREKFYAELLDLFSKDLKAKGIPLLMIAPNREIDLFPGIKKEVTQLDSLGYLTYYETEDWFKDNIDYSSPEGHHWGTKGHYVIAEHLAEIIRSNKLSLK